In the genome of Limanda limanda chromosome 15, fLimLim1.1, whole genome shotgun sequence, one region contains:
- the zmiz1a gene encoding zinc finger MIZ domain-containing protein 1a isoform X1: protein MNTLPSMDRHIQQTNDRLLCIKQHLQNPANFHSAATELLDWCGDPRAFQRPFEQSLMGCLTVVSRVAAQQGYDLDLGYRLLAVCAANRDKFTPKSAALLSSWCEELGRLLLLRHQKNRQNEPQGKVPMQPSMSSMKPGLTHSDGSFPYDSVPWQQNTNQPPGSLSVVTTVWGVTNTSQSQVHGNPMANSNNPMNPGGNPMGPGMSASGAGLNSPQFSAQQQQFQNKGGSNQQYMQQGMYGRPGYPGGPGGYSGSYSGGPNTPQGGMGMTSHSRPSGDFTQPAAAAAAAAVAAAAATATATATATVAAMQETQNKDMNQYGQMCSSFQMGPTQTYNSQFMNQPGPRGPPGGMNPASMGSGMSNPNMSGPPMGMNQSRTPGMGPFGAHGQRMPQQGYPGVPRQGVPMQGMKRSYPGEASYATQQYGPNSQFPPQQGQYPSSNPSRPLSSPNYPGQRMPGQQSQGQYPPGMPMGQYYKQEPFNGQSTNFSGGGYSYGQGNGPPRPVNYPHSPVPGNPTPPMTPGSSIPPYLSPNQDVKPPFPPDMKPNMTALPPPPSNPNEELRLTFPVRDGVVLEPFRLEHNLAVSNHVFHLRPSVHQTLMWRSDLELQFKCYHHEDRQMNTNWPASVQVSVNATPLTIERGDNKTSHKALHLKHVCQPGRNTIQITVTACCCSHLFVLQLVHRPSVRSVLQGLLKKRLLPAEHCITKVKRNFSSVAASAGNTTLNGEDGVEQTAIKVSLKCPITFRRIQLPARGHDCKHVQCFDLESYLQLNCERGTWRCPVCNKTALLEGLEVDQYMWGILNAIQNSEFEEVTIDPTCSWRPVPIKSELHIKEDPDGPLTKRFKTMSPSQMTMPNVMEMIAQLGPGPGPGPGPGPGPGPSPYPPHPSQHTSGNGGDYPGAGNSYHSQGHFDFPHGNPSGGGGAGGGGGGPPMSDFIHGPQLSHPPDGHGGLHSQDKPLSHSMNDAMSHPDQSHSSMQQSLHASPHPGSQTGPPLHHGGQSGQPLHHGGPSSQPHRQPGPPPLPQQAGPNSHPHGDLNFNPSSDGQMGQGAQDMPEPSLDLLPELANPDELLSYLDPPDLPANSNDDLLSLFENN from the exons ATGAACACGTTACCATCGATGGACCGGCACATCCAGCAGACCAATGACCGGCTGCTGTGCATCAAACAG CACTTACAGAACCCGGCCAACTTCCACTCGGCGGCCACAGAACTGCTCGACTGGTGTGGAGATCCCCGGGCCTTCCAGCGACCTTTCGAGCAAAGTCTCATGGGATGTCTGACG GTGGTGAGTCGCGTTGCCGCGCAGCAGGGGTACGACTTGGACTTGGGCTACAGGTTGCTGGCTGTGTGCGCCGCCAACCGGGACAAGTTCACCCCAAAATCTGCAG CCCTGCTGTCGTCGTGGTGCGAGGAGCTGGgtcgtctcctcctgctgcgtCACCAGAAGAACAGGCAGAACGAACCGCAGGGAAAAGTCCCCATGCAGCCCAGCATGAGCAGCATGAAGCCCGGCCTCACGCACAG TGATGGATCCTTTCCCTATGACTCTGTCCCCTGGCAACAAAACACCAACCAGCCCCCTGGGTCGCTGTCCGTGGTGACAACGGTGTGGGGCGTGACCAATACGTCACAGAGTCAG GTGCACGGTAATCCGATGGCAAACAGCAATAACCCCATGAATCCTGGGGGTAACCCTATGGGACCAGGTATGTCTGCCAGCGGAGCAGGACTCAACTCACCTCAGTTCAGTGCTCAGCAGCAACAGTTCCAAAACAAAGGCGGCTCCAACCAACAGTACATGCAGCAGGGCATGTACGGCAGGCCTGGCTACCCTGGTGGTCCTGGGGGATACAGCGGAAG ttATTCCGGAGGCCCAAACACTCCTCAAGGAGGGATGGGAATGACCTCCCACTCACGTCCTTCTGGTGACTTCACGCAGCCAGCTGCCGCTGCCGCAGCAGCTGCCgtcgctgccgctgctgctacGGCAACGGCCACAGCAACAGCCACGGTAGCCGCTATGCAGGAAACCCAGAATAAAGATATGAACCAGTATGGACAG ATGTGTTCATCGTTCCAAATGGGCCCAACTCAGACCTACAACAGCCAGTTCATGAACCAGCCAGGCCCACGAGGGCCCCCTGGAGGCATGAATCCAGCCAGCATGGGATCAGGCATGAGCAACCCCAACATGAGTGGTCCTCCCATGGGCATGAACCAGTCTCGAACCCCAGGCATGGGGCCGTTTGGAGCTCACGGCCAGAGGATGCCACAGCAGGGGTATCCTGGAGTACCTCGACAGGGTGTGCCCATGCAGGGGATGAAGAGGTCGTATCCTGGGGAG GCAAGTTACGCAACCCAGCAATACGGGCCCAACAGTCAGTTCCCGCCACAGCAGGGGCAGTACCCGTCATCAAACCCCTCCAGGCCGCTGTCCTCTCCAAACTACCCTGGGCAGAGGATGCCAGGGCAGCAGAGCCAGGGACAGTACCCCCCCGGGATGCCCATGGGCCAGTATTATAAG CAAGAGCCCTTCAATGGTCAGAGCACCAACTTCTCTGGAGGCGGTTACTCCTACGGTCAAGGTAATGGG CCTCCCCGGCCCGTAAACTACCCCCACTCCCCTGTCCCTGGAAACCCCACACCCCCCATGACCCCAGGAAGTAGCATCCCTCCGTACCTGTCGCCAAACCAGGATGTGAAACCCCCGTTTCCACCCGACATGAAACCAAATATGACAGCACTACCGCCCCCTCCGA GTAACCCCAACGAAGAGCTGCGGCTGACATTCCCCGTCAGGGATGGAGTGGTGCTGGAGCCGTTCCGCCTGGAGCACAACCTGGCTGTCAGTAACCACGTCTTCCACCTTCGACCCTCCGTCCACCAGACCCTCATGTGGAG GTCTGACCTTGAGCTGCAGTTTAAGTGCTACCACCACGAAGACAGGCAGATGAACACCAACTGGCCCGCCTCCGTCCAGGTCAGCGTCAACGCCACGCCTCTCACCATTGAGCGGGGCGACAACAAAACCTCCCACAAAGCCCTGCACCTGAAGCACGTATGCCAACCTGGGAGAAACACCATCCAGATTACAGTCACggcctgctgctgt TCCCAcctgtttgtgctgcagctggTCCACAGACCATCTGTGCGCTCTGTCCTCCAGGGGCTCCTGAAGAAGAGGCTCCTTCCTGCAGAACACTGCATCACCAAGG TTAAGAGGAACTTCAGCAGTGTGGCGGCCTCGGCAGGCAACACCACTCTGAACGGGGAAGATGGCGTGGAGCAGACGGCCATCAAAGTGTCGCTGAAATGTCCCATCACCTTCCGACGCATCCAGCTACCGGCACGAGGGCACGACTGCAAACACGTCCAG TGTTTTGATCTGGAGTCCTACTTACAGCTCAACTGTGAGCGGGGGACATGGAGGTGTCCTGTGTGCAA taAAACGGCATTACTAGAAGGTCTGGAGGTGGACCAGTACATGTGGGGAATCCTCAACGCCATACAAAA ctcagAGTTTGAAGAGGTCACTATAGACCCGACATGTAGCTGGCGACCTGTCCCCATCAAGTCCGAGCTACACATCAAAGAGGATCCCGACGGACCGCTCACCAAGCGCTTCAAGACCATGAGCCCCAGTCAGATGACCATGCCCAATGTGATGGAGATGATCGCCCAGCTAGGGCCTGGTCCCGGCCCAGGACCCGGCCCTGGACCTGGTCCCGGTCCCAGTCCCTACCCTCCACACCCTAGTCAACATACGAGTGGGAACGGCGGTGATTACCCAGGAGCAG GCAACAGTTACCACAGCCAGGGGCACTTTGACTTCCCTCACGGGAACCCCTCCGGTGGTGGGGGTGCAGGAGGCGGCGGAGGTGGTCCCCCTATGAGTGACTTCATCCACGGCCCCCAGCTCTCGCACCCCCCGGATGGACATGGCGGCCTCCACTCGCAGGACAagcccctgagccacagcatgAACGATGCG ATGTCCCATCCCGATCAGTCCCATAGCTCCATGCAGCAGAGCTTGCATGCGTCTCCCCACCCCGGCAGCCAAACAGGGCCGCCCTTACACCACGGCGGCCAGTCAGGGCAGCCCTTGCATCACGGCGGCCCGTCATCGCAGCCGCATCGCCAGCCTGGGCCGCCGCCGCTGCCTCAGCAGGCCGGGCCGAACAGTCACCCCCACGGCGATCTGAACTTTAACCCCTCCTCAGATGGGCAGATGGGGCAGGGAGCGCAGGATATGCCTGAACCCTCCCTGGAT CTGCTTCCAGAGCTGGCCAACCCGGACGAGTTACTATCGTACCTGGACCCCCCCGACCTCC
- the zmiz1a gene encoding zinc finger MIZ domain-containing protein 1a isoform X3, translating to MQPSMSSMKPGLTHSDGSFPYDSVPWQQNTNQPPGSLSVVTTVWGVTNTSQSQVHGNPMANSNNPMNPGGNPMGPGMSASGAGLNSPQFSAQQQQFQNKGGSNQQYMQQGMYGRPGYPGGPGGYSGSYSGGPNTPQGGMGMTSHSRPSGDFTQPAAAAAAAAVAAAAATATATATATVAAMQETQNKDMNQYGQMCSSFQMGPTQTYNSQFMNQPGPRGPPGGMNPASMGSGMSNPNMSGPPMGMNQSRTPGMGPFGAHGQRMPQQGYPGVPRQGVPMQGMKRSYPGEASYATQQYGPNSQFPPQQGQYPSSNPSRPLSSPNYPGQRMPGQQSQGQYPPGMPMGQYYKQEPFNGQSTNFSGGGYSYGQGNGPPRPVNYPHSPVPGNPTPPMTPGSSIPPYLSPNQDVKPPFPPDMKPNMTALPPPPSNPNEELRLTFPVRDGVVLEPFRLEHNLAVSNHVFHLRPSVHQTLMWRSDLELQFKCYHHEDRQMNTNWPASVQVSVNATPLTIERGDNKTSHKALHLKHVCQPGRNTIQITVTACCCSHLFVLQLVHRPSVRSVLQGLLKKRLLPAEHCITKVKRNFSSVAASAGNTTLNGEDGVEQTAIKVSLKCPITFRRIQLPARGHDCKHVQCFDLESYLQLNCERGTWRCPVCNKTALLEGLEVDQYMWGILNAIQNSEFEEVTIDPTCSWRPVPIKSELHIKEDPDGPLTKRFKTMSPSQMTMPNVMEMIAQLGPGPGPGPGPGPGPGPSPYPPHPSQHTSGNGGDYPGAGNSYHSQGHFDFPHGNPSGGGGAGGGGGGPPMSDFIHGPQLSHPPDGHGGLHSQDKPLSHSMNDAMSHPDQSHSSMQQSLHASPHPGSQTGPPLHHGGQSGQPLHHGGPSSQPHRQPGPPPLPQQAGPNSHPHGDLNFNPSSDGQMGQGAQDMPEPSLDLLPELANPDELLSYLDPPDLPANSNDDLLSLFENN from the exons ATGCAGCCCAGCATGAGCAGCATGAAGCCCGGCCTCACGCACAG TGATGGATCCTTTCCCTATGACTCTGTCCCCTGGCAACAAAACACCAACCAGCCCCCTGGGTCGCTGTCCGTGGTGACAACGGTGTGGGGCGTGACCAATACGTCACAGAGTCAG GTGCACGGTAATCCGATGGCAAACAGCAATAACCCCATGAATCCTGGGGGTAACCCTATGGGACCAGGTATGTCTGCCAGCGGAGCAGGACTCAACTCACCTCAGTTCAGTGCTCAGCAGCAACAGTTCCAAAACAAAGGCGGCTCCAACCAACAGTACATGCAGCAGGGCATGTACGGCAGGCCTGGCTACCCTGGTGGTCCTGGGGGATACAGCGGAAG ttATTCCGGAGGCCCAAACACTCCTCAAGGAGGGATGGGAATGACCTCCCACTCACGTCCTTCTGGTGACTTCACGCAGCCAGCTGCCGCTGCCGCAGCAGCTGCCgtcgctgccgctgctgctacGGCAACGGCCACAGCAACAGCCACGGTAGCCGCTATGCAGGAAACCCAGAATAAAGATATGAACCAGTATGGACAG ATGTGTTCATCGTTCCAAATGGGCCCAACTCAGACCTACAACAGCCAGTTCATGAACCAGCCAGGCCCACGAGGGCCCCCTGGAGGCATGAATCCAGCCAGCATGGGATCAGGCATGAGCAACCCCAACATGAGTGGTCCTCCCATGGGCATGAACCAGTCTCGAACCCCAGGCATGGGGCCGTTTGGAGCTCACGGCCAGAGGATGCCACAGCAGGGGTATCCTGGAGTACCTCGACAGGGTGTGCCCATGCAGGGGATGAAGAGGTCGTATCCTGGGGAG GCAAGTTACGCAACCCAGCAATACGGGCCCAACAGTCAGTTCCCGCCACAGCAGGGGCAGTACCCGTCATCAAACCCCTCCAGGCCGCTGTCCTCTCCAAACTACCCTGGGCAGAGGATGCCAGGGCAGCAGAGCCAGGGACAGTACCCCCCCGGGATGCCCATGGGCCAGTATTATAAG CAAGAGCCCTTCAATGGTCAGAGCACCAACTTCTCTGGAGGCGGTTACTCCTACGGTCAAGGTAATGGG CCTCCCCGGCCCGTAAACTACCCCCACTCCCCTGTCCCTGGAAACCCCACACCCCCCATGACCCCAGGAAGTAGCATCCCTCCGTACCTGTCGCCAAACCAGGATGTGAAACCCCCGTTTCCACCCGACATGAAACCAAATATGACAGCACTACCGCCCCCTCCGA GTAACCCCAACGAAGAGCTGCGGCTGACATTCCCCGTCAGGGATGGAGTGGTGCTGGAGCCGTTCCGCCTGGAGCACAACCTGGCTGTCAGTAACCACGTCTTCCACCTTCGACCCTCCGTCCACCAGACCCTCATGTGGAG GTCTGACCTTGAGCTGCAGTTTAAGTGCTACCACCACGAAGACAGGCAGATGAACACCAACTGGCCCGCCTCCGTCCAGGTCAGCGTCAACGCCACGCCTCTCACCATTGAGCGGGGCGACAACAAAACCTCCCACAAAGCCCTGCACCTGAAGCACGTATGCCAACCTGGGAGAAACACCATCCAGATTACAGTCACggcctgctgctgt TCCCAcctgtttgtgctgcagctggTCCACAGACCATCTGTGCGCTCTGTCCTCCAGGGGCTCCTGAAGAAGAGGCTCCTTCCTGCAGAACACTGCATCACCAAGG TTAAGAGGAACTTCAGCAGTGTGGCGGCCTCGGCAGGCAACACCACTCTGAACGGGGAAGATGGCGTGGAGCAGACGGCCATCAAAGTGTCGCTGAAATGTCCCATCACCTTCCGACGCATCCAGCTACCGGCACGAGGGCACGACTGCAAACACGTCCAG TGTTTTGATCTGGAGTCCTACTTACAGCTCAACTGTGAGCGGGGGACATGGAGGTGTCCTGTGTGCAA taAAACGGCATTACTAGAAGGTCTGGAGGTGGACCAGTACATGTGGGGAATCCTCAACGCCATACAAAA ctcagAGTTTGAAGAGGTCACTATAGACCCGACATGTAGCTGGCGACCTGTCCCCATCAAGTCCGAGCTACACATCAAAGAGGATCCCGACGGACCGCTCACCAAGCGCTTCAAGACCATGAGCCCCAGTCAGATGACCATGCCCAATGTGATGGAGATGATCGCCCAGCTAGGGCCTGGTCCCGGCCCAGGACCCGGCCCTGGACCTGGTCCCGGTCCCAGTCCCTACCCTCCACACCCTAGTCAACATACGAGTGGGAACGGCGGTGATTACCCAGGAGCAG GCAACAGTTACCACAGCCAGGGGCACTTTGACTTCCCTCACGGGAACCCCTCCGGTGGTGGGGGTGCAGGAGGCGGCGGAGGTGGTCCCCCTATGAGTGACTTCATCCACGGCCCCCAGCTCTCGCACCCCCCGGATGGACATGGCGGCCTCCACTCGCAGGACAagcccctgagccacagcatgAACGATGCG ATGTCCCATCCCGATCAGTCCCATAGCTCCATGCAGCAGAGCTTGCATGCGTCTCCCCACCCCGGCAGCCAAACAGGGCCGCCCTTACACCACGGCGGCCAGTCAGGGCAGCCCTTGCATCACGGCGGCCCGTCATCGCAGCCGCATCGCCAGCCTGGGCCGCCGCCGCTGCCTCAGCAGGCCGGGCCGAACAGTCACCCCCACGGCGATCTGAACTTTAACCCCTCCTCAGATGGGCAGATGGGGCAGGGAGCGCAGGATATGCCTGAACCCTCCCTGGAT CTGCTTCCAGAGCTGGCCAACCCGGACGAGTTACTATCGTACCTGGACCCCCCCGACCTCC
- the zmiz1a gene encoding zinc finger MIZ domain-containing protein 1a isoform X2, which produces MGCLTVVSRVAAQQGYDLDLGYRLLAVCAANRDKFTPKSAALLSSWCEELGRLLLLRHQKNRQNEPQGKVPMQPSMSSMKPGLTHSDGSFPYDSVPWQQNTNQPPGSLSVVTTVWGVTNTSQSQVHGNPMANSNNPMNPGGNPMGPGMSASGAGLNSPQFSAQQQQFQNKGGSNQQYMQQGMYGRPGYPGGPGGYSGSYSGGPNTPQGGMGMTSHSRPSGDFTQPAAAAAAAAVAAAAATATATATATVAAMQETQNKDMNQYGQMCSSFQMGPTQTYNSQFMNQPGPRGPPGGMNPASMGSGMSNPNMSGPPMGMNQSRTPGMGPFGAHGQRMPQQGYPGVPRQGVPMQGMKRSYPGEASYATQQYGPNSQFPPQQGQYPSSNPSRPLSSPNYPGQRMPGQQSQGQYPPGMPMGQYYKQEPFNGQSTNFSGGGYSYGQGNGPPRPVNYPHSPVPGNPTPPMTPGSSIPPYLSPNQDVKPPFPPDMKPNMTALPPPPSNPNEELRLTFPVRDGVVLEPFRLEHNLAVSNHVFHLRPSVHQTLMWRSDLELQFKCYHHEDRQMNTNWPASVQVSVNATPLTIERGDNKTSHKALHLKHVCQPGRNTIQITVTACCCSHLFVLQLVHRPSVRSVLQGLLKKRLLPAEHCITKVKRNFSSVAASAGNTTLNGEDGVEQTAIKVSLKCPITFRRIQLPARGHDCKHVQCFDLESYLQLNCERGTWRCPVCNKTALLEGLEVDQYMWGILNAIQNSEFEEVTIDPTCSWRPVPIKSELHIKEDPDGPLTKRFKTMSPSQMTMPNVMEMIAQLGPGPGPGPGPGPGPGPSPYPPHPSQHTSGNGGDYPGAGNSYHSQGHFDFPHGNPSGGGGAGGGGGGPPMSDFIHGPQLSHPPDGHGGLHSQDKPLSHSMNDAMSHPDQSHSSMQQSLHASPHPGSQTGPPLHHGGQSGQPLHHGGPSSQPHRQPGPPPLPQQAGPNSHPHGDLNFNPSSDGQMGQGAQDMPEPSLDLLPELANPDELLSYLDPPDLPANSNDDLLSLFENN; this is translated from the exons ATGGGATGTCTGACG GTGGTGAGTCGCGTTGCCGCGCAGCAGGGGTACGACTTGGACTTGGGCTACAGGTTGCTGGCTGTGTGCGCCGCCAACCGGGACAAGTTCACCCCAAAATCTGCAG CCCTGCTGTCGTCGTGGTGCGAGGAGCTGGgtcgtctcctcctgctgcgtCACCAGAAGAACAGGCAGAACGAACCGCAGGGAAAAGTCCCCATGCAGCCCAGCATGAGCAGCATGAAGCCCGGCCTCACGCACAG TGATGGATCCTTTCCCTATGACTCTGTCCCCTGGCAACAAAACACCAACCAGCCCCCTGGGTCGCTGTCCGTGGTGACAACGGTGTGGGGCGTGACCAATACGTCACAGAGTCAG GTGCACGGTAATCCGATGGCAAACAGCAATAACCCCATGAATCCTGGGGGTAACCCTATGGGACCAGGTATGTCTGCCAGCGGAGCAGGACTCAACTCACCTCAGTTCAGTGCTCAGCAGCAACAGTTCCAAAACAAAGGCGGCTCCAACCAACAGTACATGCAGCAGGGCATGTACGGCAGGCCTGGCTACCCTGGTGGTCCTGGGGGATACAGCGGAAG ttATTCCGGAGGCCCAAACACTCCTCAAGGAGGGATGGGAATGACCTCCCACTCACGTCCTTCTGGTGACTTCACGCAGCCAGCTGCCGCTGCCGCAGCAGCTGCCgtcgctgccgctgctgctacGGCAACGGCCACAGCAACAGCCACGGTAGCCGCTATGCAGGAAACCCAGAATAAAGATATGAACCAGTATGGACAG ATGTGTTCATCGTTCCAAATGGGCCCAACTCAGACCTACAACAGCCAGTTCATGAACCAGCCAGGCCCACGAGGGCCCCCTGGAGGCATGAATCCAGCCAGCATGGGATCAGGCATGAGCAACCCCAACATGAGTGGTCCTCCCATGGGCATGAACCAGTCTCGAACCCCAGGCATGGGGCCGTTTGGAGCTCACGGCCAGAGGATGCCACAGCAGGGGTATCCTGGAGTACCTCGACAGGGTGTGCCCATGCAGGGGATGAAGAGGTCGTATCCTGGGGAG GCAAGTTACGCAACCCAGCAATACGGGCCCAACAGTCAGTTCCCGCCACAGCAGGGGCAGTACCCGTCATCAAACCCCTCCAGGCCGCTGTCCTCTCCAAACTACCCTGGGCAGAGGATGCCAGGGCAGCAGAGCCAGGGACAGTACCCCCCCGGGATGCCCATGGGCCAGTATTATAAG CAAGAGCCCTTCAATGGTCAGAGCACCAACTTCTCTGGAGGCGGTTACTCCTACGGTCAAGGTAATGGG CCTCCCCGGCCCGTAAACTACCCCCACTCCCCTGTCCCTGGAAACCCCACACCCCCCATGACCCCAGGAAGTAGCATCCCTCCGTACCTGTCGCCAAACCAGGATGTGAAACCCCCGTTTCCACCCGACATGAAACCAAATATGACAGCACTACCGCCCCCTCCGA GTAACCCCAACGAAGAGCTGCGGCTGACATTCCCCGTCAGGGATGGAGTGGTGCTGGAGCCGTTCCGCCTGGAGCACAACCTGGCTGTCAGTAACCACGTCTTCCACCTTCGACCCTCCGTCCACCAGACCCTCATGTGGAG GTCTGACCTTGAGCTGCAGTTTAAGTGCTACCACCACGAAGACAGGCAGATGAACACCAACTGGCCCGCCTCCGTCCAGGTCAGCGTCAACGCCACGCCTCTCACCATTGAGCGGGGCGACAACAAAACCTCCCACAAAGCCCTGCACCTGAAGCACGTATGCCAACCTGGGAGAAACACCATCCAGATTACAGTCACggcctgctgctgt TCCCAcctgtttgtgctgcagctggTCCACAGACCATCTGTGCGCTCTGTCCTCCAGGGGCTCCTGAAGAAGAGGCTCCTTCCTGCAGAACACTGCATCACCAAGG TTAAGAGGAACTTCAGCAGTGTGGCGGCCTCGGCAGGCAACACCACTCTGAACGGGGAAGATGGCGTGGAGCAGACGGCCATCAAAGTGTCGCTGAAATGTCCCATCACCTTCCGACGCATCCAGCTACCGGCACGAGGGCACGACTGCAAACACGTCCAG TGTTTTGATCTGGAGTCCTACTTACAGCTCAACTGTGAGCGGGGGACATGGAGGTGTCCTGTGTGCAA taAAACGGCATTACTAGAAGGTCTGGAGGTGGACCAGTACATGTGGGGAATCCTCAACGCCATACAAAA ctcagAGTTTGAAGAGGTCACTATAGACCCGACATGTAGCTGGCGACCTGTCCCCATCAAGTCCGAGCTACACATCAAAGAGGATCCCGACGGACCGCTCACCAAGCGCTTCAAGACCATGAGCCCCAGTCAGATGACCATGCCCAATGTGATGGAGATGATCGCCCAGCTAGGGCCTGGTCCCGGCCCAGGACCCGGCCCTGGACCTGGTCCCGGTCCCAGTCCCTACCCTCCACACCCTAGTCAACATACGAGTGGGAACGGCGGTGATTACCCAGGAGCAG GCAACAGTTACCACAGCCAGGGGCACTTTGACTTCCCTCACGGGAACCCCTCCGGTGGTGGGGGTGCAGGAGGCGGCGGAGGTGGTCCCCCTATGAGTGACTTCATCCACGGCCCCCAGCTCTCGCACCCCCCGGATGGACATGGCGGCCTCCACTCGCAGGACAagcccctgagccacagcatgAACGATGCG ATGTCCCATCCCGATCAGTCCCATAGCTCCATGCAGCAGAGCTTGCATGCGTCTCCCCACCCCGGCAGCCAAACAGGGCCGCCCTTACACCACGGCGGCCAGTCAGGGCAGCCCTTGCATCACGGCGGCCCGTCATCGCAGCCGCATCGCCAGCCTGGGCCGCCGCCGCTGCCTCAGCAGGCCGGGCCGAACAGTCACCCCCACGGCGATCTGAACTTTAACCCCTCCTCAGATGGGCAGATGGGGCAGGGAGCGCAGGATATGCCTGAACCCTCCCTGGAT CTGCTTCCAGAGCTGGCCAACCCGGACGAGTTACTATCGTACCTGGACCCCCCCGACCTCC